GGGTCTGAACCCGTGCGACTAGCATGGCTAAATCGGACTCCGATAGCAATGGCCTCCGGCAGGATCAACCGGAATGTGCTGATATACATCAGCGGCGGAAGTGGTTGCACTCCGTCGGAAGCGTAACCCATCGACTCCTACGTCGATGGTGACTACTGTATGGGTCCGTGGGCTCACATCAGATTCCATCTTGACGGCGGACCGCAGGGGTGGAATCCTCATGGGTTAGTGGCTCGCCGCGCGATCGCGGCGGGCCGTGTCACCCCGGGCGACCCGGGGCGACCTTCGCATTTCATCCGATGGGAGGGGGACATATAAATGACTCGTCTCAGAGCCGCCCTGTGCAGACCCCACACGCCGCACACGTAACGTGAAGCCATCACATGAAGAATCGCAATGCGGCACCGGTACCTGACTGAAAGAGGTAGTAAATTCACACTATTCTGAATTTTGATAAGAATTGGATCAAGAGCGAGCGAGCCTACAGATTGCTAATAGCGCTCTAGAGAGCTCTATAGATGGCTAGGCCGGCACGTCCCAAAGCGGACTGCTGAAGACGGAAGACCGTGCGCTACCGCTGATATAACCAGTCGCTACGAGACTACGACGCGTGACTGCAGAATAGGTCGATCAGGCGGTCAGGGAGTCGATGTGGCCTTCGGCGCGGAGCTGGTCCGCGTCCTGGCCCTTGTATCGCCACTCGATGTTGGCTTTCTCGTCTTGCCAGTCCCACGGCTCGGCGAGGACGATGTCGTCTTGTTCGATCCACGTTCGGAACTTCATCCGGCCGGGGATGCGCCCGAGGCGGGTCTCGCCGTCCTCACAGCGGATGCGAACGTGGTTGCCGCCGAGGTGTTCAGTTACGACCGCGAACAGTTCGTCGTCTGTGGGCATGCGGAGGTTCCGTCGCCCTGAATCTTCACTCACAGGCGAACTACGGTTCCGAACCGTATAAGTGAACTGAGAGTTCCGATACCGTGTACCACGCGAGGTCGAAATAGCGGGAGCTATCGGGTAGAAGGGATGTCTGCGTGATCTGCGTGAGAATGCTCAGT
The DNA window shown above is from Haloarcula limicola and carries:
- a CDS encoding translation initiation factor eIF-1A, yielding MSEDSGRRNLRMPTDDELFAVVTEHLGGNHVRIRCEDGETRLGRIPGRMKFRTWIEQDDIVLAEPWDWQDEKANIEWRYKGQDADQLRAEGHIDSLTA